The following proteins come from a genomic window of Trifolium pratense cultivar HEN17-A07 linkage group LG4, ARS_RC_1.1, whole genome shotgun sequence:
- the LOC123920587 gene encoding uncharacterized protein LOC123920587 produces the protein MIHHQNKRIVKMMNMLFFVLYLATTTTVYSVDNLQRMSKDDLELERQLSFINTEAGYIVDCVDIYKQPAFDHPLLQNHKLQMKPSFEEKNSQTSMKISSTKSIYGLEKVSCPKGTVPIRRVTKDDLIRGKYLFNDRTLTQNGFRTGTAHVFLRPSGGPYYGVNGTTSVWHPSVVMGQESAGHLYVQNGNGDGTNKIIVGWHVFPQLYHNDNATHLYTYWKSGNANGCYNILCSGFVQTAQEYFVGSRIPRTSVYRGAMTEMPISLVQDPASKNWWLSVAFKSIGYFPAHLFSNLKEAGEVGWGGLTVTPSGTNSPPMGTGDFVNGDFSEVCYFRHVAYQSVSRKFIGPATSLASTFNDCPKCYNVVYYGDKGGQFGYSLQFGGGELPCNCDK, from the exons aTGATTCATCATCAAAATAAGAGAATTGTAAAAATGATGAATATGTTGttctttgttttatatttgGCAACTACCACTACTGTTTACTCAGTTGATAATTTGCAACGTATGTCGAAAGACGATTTAGAGTTGGAGAGACAACTAAGCTTCATTAATA CCGAGGCAGGGTATATAGTTGATTGTGTTGATATCTATAAACAGCCGGCTTTTGATCATCCCTTATTACAAAATCATAAATTGCAG ATGAAaccaagttttgaagaaaaaaatagtcaaaCAAGTATGAAGATTTCATCAACCAAATCCATTTATGGGCTTGAGAAAGTTAGTTGTCCAAAAGGAACTGTTCCTATTCGGAGAGTCACCAAAGATGATCTCATTCGAGGcaaatatttattcaatgaTCGTACCCTAACTCAAAATGGCTTTCGCACTGGT ACTGCTCATGTATTTCTTCGACCTTCCGGTGGTCCTTACTATGGAGTAAATGGAACTACTAGTGTTTGGCATCCAAGTGTTGTTATGGGTCAAGAAAGTGCAGGGCATTTATATGTCCAAAATGGAAATGGAGATGGTACTAATAAAATTATCGTCGGATGGCAT GTATTTCCACAATTATATCATAATGATAATGCAACACATTTATACACATATTGGAAG TCAGGTAACGCAAATGGATGCTACAATATATTGTGCAGCGGTTTCGTTCAGACCGCCCAAGAATATTTCGTTGGTTCACGCATACCACGTACATCAGTCTATCGTGGCGCTATGACTGAGATGCCAATTTCTCTTGTTCAG GATCCAGCAAGCAAAAATTGGTGGTTATCTGTGGCATTTAAGAGTATTGGATATTTTCCAGCACACTTGTTCTCTAACTTGAAAGAAGCTGGTGAAGTGGGATGGGGTGGGTTAACAGTAACTCCTTCGGGTACTAATAGTCCTCCAATGGGAACAGGAGATTTCGTAAATGGCGATTTTAGTGAAGTTTGTTATTTTAGGCACGTTGCATATCAAAGTGTATCTAGAAAGTTTATTGGACCTGCAACAAGTTTAGCATCCACATTCAACGATTGCCCTAAATGCTATAATGTTGTCTACTATGGAGATAAAGGAGGACAATTTGGATATTCTCTTCAGTTTGGAGGAGGAGAACTTCCATGTAATTGTGACAAATAA
- the LOC123920419 gene encoding cyclic nucleotide-gated ion channel 2-like has protein sequence MESLQKFTRAVTTWKIWGLSGKALDPRSKRVQIWNRALLLARGVALVMDPLFVYALSIGRKGGSPCLYMDGGLALVFTVARSLLDAVHLLHIGLQLRSAYVSRKSLVVGCGELVWDARATASAYMRAFKGFWFDIFVILPVPQVVFWIVVPKLIREERIKIMMTTMLLMFLFQFLPKVCHSISMMRRMQNVTGYIFGTLSWGFGLNLIAYFFASHVVGACWYVLAIQRIASCLQQQCERSAGCNLALSCSEEICSRSLCGGNSTMMSKLVCLDVKGPFRHGIYRWALNVVSSNSLAFRILYPIYWGLTTFSTFGNDLEPTSNWLEVIFSICIIVAGLLLFTLFIGNIQVFLDGVMEKKRNMQLRSRDMEWWMRRRQLPSRLRQRVRHFERERWAATGGEDEMELMKDLPEGLRRDIEQYLIEDDGDQRA, from the exons ATGGAAAGTTTGCAGAAATTCACAAGAGCGGTTACAACATGGAAAATTTGGGGACTCTCAGGAAAAGCATTAGATCCAAGAAGCAAGCGCGTGCAAATATGGAACCGCGCGCTGTTATTAGCGCGCGGTGTTGCTTTGGTGATGGATCCACTGTTTGTCTATGCACTTTCCATAGGGAGAAAAGGAGGTTCGCCATGTTTGTATATGGACGGAGGGTTGGCGTTGGTTTTCACCGTGGCGCGTTCGCTTCTTGATGCAGTTCATTTGCTTCACATTGGGTTGCAGCTTAGATCAGCATATGTGTCTAGAAAATCCCTTGTTGTTGGATGTGGGGAACTTGTGTGGGACGCACGCGCCACTGCTTCTGCCTATATGAGAGCTTTCAAAGGATTCtggtttgatatttttgttattCTTCCTGTGCCTCag GTTGTATTTTGGATAGTAGTACCaaaattgataagagaagagaGGATTAAAATAATGATGACAACAATGCTATTGATGTTTTTGTTCCAATTTCTCCCTAAGGTTTGTCATAGCATATCCATGATGAGAAGAATGCAAAATGTCACGGGCTATATCTTTGGCACCCTTTCTTGGGGATTTGGACTCAATCTCATAGCTTATTTTTTTGCCTCTCAT GTTGTTGGAGCGTGTTGGTATGTCCTTGCGATTCAACGCATTGCATCATGCCTTCAACAGCAATGTGAAAGATCTGCTGGATGCAATCTCGCTCTATCATGCTCAGAGGAGATATGTTCTCGGTCATTGTGTGGTGGAAACTCAACAATGATGagtaagcttgtgtgcttagaTGTTAAAGGACCTTTCAGACATGGCATCTACCGATGGGCACTTAATGTTGTATCCAGCAATTCCTTGGCTTTCAGGATTCTTTATCCCATTTATTGGGGTTTGACGACCTTCAG CACTTTTGGAAATGATCTTGAACCCACAAGTAACTGGCTAGAAGTGATTTTCAGTATATGCATTATAGTTGCCGGACTACTACTTTTCACTCTGTTTATTGGTAACATTCAG GTATTCTTAGATGGAGTCATGGAAAAGAAGAGAAACATGCAGCTTAGAAGTCGTGACATGGAATGGTGGATGAGGAGGAGGCAGTTGCCCTCCCGATTAAGACAAAGAGTTCGGCATTTTGAACGTGAGAGATGGGCAGCCACAGGAGGAGAAGATGAAATGGAACTTATGAAGGACTTACCCGAGGGTCTGAGGAGAGACATTGAGCAGTATCTGATAGAGGATGATGGAGACCAAAGAGCATAG